A window of Cohnella herbarum contains these coding sequences:
- a CDS encoding macrolide 2'-phosphotransferase has product MTTNARIERILELARQHDLNISSTNAEINESGLDFLAVFGQTDNGDAWVIREPRRPDVVASAVYEKNVLKLIQERLPVAVPDWRICTPELIAYPRLNGTPAATINPKTSNYDWVIDPQSPPEVFIETLARAMAALHEIDHETAREAGARVNQPKEVRRDLTDKMYEIKRIFGVAEALWQRWQAWLADDSYWPPHSSLIHGDLHPGHIVIDSDGRVTGLLDWTEAEVADPASDFTIYCAAFGESGLEKLLEQYEKAGGQVWPRMREHIVEMLAAYPVLIASFAMKSGLEDYLAMARHSLGVNEFGEELPS; this is encoded by the coding sequence ATGACTACGAACGCTCGAATTGAACGTATATTAGAACTCGCTCGGCAGCATGACCTGAATATCTCGTCGACTAACGCCGAGATTAATGAATCCGGGCTCGATTTTCTCGCGGTATTCGGCCAAACGGACAACGGGGATGCTTGGGTGATCCGTGAACCCAGACGGCCAGATGTTGTCGCATCGGCGGTATATGAGAAGAACGTGCTTAAGCTTATTCAGGAGCGACTGCCGGTAGCCGTTCCCGATTGGCGAATCTGCACGCCGGAATTAATCGCTTACCCGCGACTGAACGGTACCCCCGCAGCCACCATTAATCCCAAGACGAGTAATTACGATTGGGTGATCGACCCGCAATCGCCTCCAGAGGTCTTCATTGAGACGCTGGCAAGGGCAATGGCTGCTCTGCATGAAATAGATCACGAGACCGCACGCGAAGCCGGAGCGAGGGTCAACCAGCCAAAAGAAGTACGCCGCGATCTAACCGACAAGATGTATGAAATCAAAAGAATCTTCGGAGTAGCGGAAGCCCTCTGGCAACGTTGGCAAGCTTGGTTAGCCGATGACAGCTACTGGCCTCCGCATTCCTCCCTGATCCATGGCGATCTTCATCCCGGTCATATCGTCATCGATTCCGATGGCCGGGTAACCGGGTTACTCGATTGGACCGAAGCGGAGGTCGCCGATCCCGCTTCCGACTTCACGATCTACTGCGCGGCATTCGGAGAGTCTGGTTTGGAGAAGTTACTTGAGCAATATGAGAAGGCCGGAGGTCAGGTGTGGCCACGGATGCGCGAGCATATTGTCGAGATGCTGGCCGCATACCCCGTTCTCATCGCCAGCTTTGCAATGAAATCCGGATTGGAAGATTATCTCGCTATGGCTCGGCACTCCCTCGGAGTGAACGAATTCGGGGAAGAGCTCCCTTCATAA
- a CDS encoding L-fucose/L-arabinose isomerase family protein, with the protein MKKFKLGYAPTRRFVFSAEDAFRYKVLIKEKIESFGMDIDIVDLEGLNHEGLLYDDHINADQIADRFRQENVDAVFFPHCNFGTEDTVARVGKALGKPVLLWGPRDEAPLEDGMRLRDTQCGLFATGKVLRRFNVPFTYVTNSRVNDPVFERGFTNFIAAANVVRKFRSLRILQIGPRPASFLTMMCNEGELLERFGIEIHPITLVDIQRASQRIEKGNSSELAEAIDYIKAKLDWSEVTEADVRRIAALKVAMKQYALSTGSTAIAIQCWSSLQDAMGIMPCLANAILTDEQIPVTCETDIHGAITSVMVQAATMNQHPTFFADLTVRHPENPNGELLFHCGNFPVSLSVEDKPKLRKHFLFDDHAPGTHEGEIKGGDMTLARFDGDHGEYQLFLGKARGIQGPYTRGSYVWVEVNDWPLWEEKLVKGPYVHHSVGIHANAIPALYEACQYIPGLTPDPVDPTEKQIQAWLRGAGL; encoded by the coding sequence ATGAAAAAATTCAAGTTAGGTTACGCGCCAACGCGCCGTTTCGTATTCAGCGCGGAAGATGCCTTCCGTTACAAAGTGCTGATCAAGGAGAAGATCGAGAGCTTCGGGATGGATATCGACATCGTCGACTTGGAGGGACTTAACCATGAAGGTCTACTATACGACGATCACATCAATGCGGATCAGATCGCGGACCGATTCCGACAAGAAAATGTTGATGCCGTCTTTTTCCCGCACTGTAATTTTGGCACGGAGGATACGGTAGCTCGCGTAGGCAAAGCATTAGGCAAGCCTGTGCTTCTCTGGGGGCCGCGCGACGAGGCACCGTTGGAGGATGGTATGCGCCTTCGCGATACGCAATGCGGCCTGTTCGCGACCGGGAAGGTACTACGGCGCTTTAACGTTCCTTTTACCTATGTCACGAACAGCCGCGTGAATGATCCCGTATTCGAAAGAGGATTCACCAACTTCATTGCGGCCGCGAATGTCGTCCGTAAATTCCGCAGCCTTCGCATCCTGCAAATCGGACCGCGGCCGGCTTCCTTCTTGACCATGATGTGCAATGAAGGAGAGCTCCTCGAGCGGTTCGGCATCGAAATCCATCCGATCACGCTAGTGGATATCCAACGCGCTTCCCAGCGCATCGAGAAAGGCAACAGTTCGGAGCTAGCCGAGGCGATTGATTACATCAAGGCAAAGCTGGACTGGTCGGAAGTGACTGAAGCGGACGTTAGGCGTATCGCGGCGCTGAAAGTCGCGATGAAGCAATACGCCCTAAGCACGGGCAGCACCGCGATCGCAATCCAATGCTGGTCTTCCCTCCAGGATGCCATGGGCATCATGCCTTGCTTGGCCAATGCCATCTTGACCGACGAGCAGATCCCGGTCACATGCGAAACGGACATTCACGGAGCGATAACTTCGGTCATGGTGCAGGCGGCTACGATGAATCAGCATCCGACCTTCTTCGCCGACCTGACGGTCCGCCATCCGGAGAATCCGAACGGAGAGCTGCTGTTCCACTGCGGCAATTTCCCGGTATCCTTGTCGGTCGAAGACAAACCGAAGCTACGCAAGCATTTTTTGTTCGATGACCATGCTCCGGGAACGCATGAAGGGGAAATAAAAGGCGGAGATATGACGCTGGCTCGCTTCGATGGCGACCACGGAGAATATCAGCTTTTCCTCGGCAAGGCACGAGGTATTCAGGGGCCTTACACCCGTGGATCATATGTATGGGTCGAAGTGAATGACTGGCCGCTGTGGGAAGAAAAACTGGTCAAGGGACCTTATGTCCATCATTCCGTAGGCATCCACGCGAACGCCATTCCTGCGCTATACGAAGCTTGTCAGTATATTCCGGGACTTACTCCCGATCCAGTCGATCCGACCGAAAAGCAGATTCAGGCATGGTTGCGTGGCGCTGGATTGTAA
- the cdaA gene encoding diadenylate cyclase CdaA — protein sequence MEYFAGLTLKNSIKDIIDVLIVSYIIYVLIKMVRGTRAVQLLRGIFLLVITWALSTWLNLYTLKWLMNQMFTFGVVTVLIIFQPELRKALEQLGRGKLFTRSSPEEQDTRHQINEVIKSVNYLARRKIGALIVFERNTGLNDYIESGIKMESRLSSELLSNVFIPNTPLHDGAVIIRANQIMAAGCYLPLSENPFISKELGTRHRAAIGITEVCDAITVTVSEETGQVSLAINGQIVRDIKEESLISKLFEELRPQFKGKSTDWAFWKRKEGGNRG from the coding sequence TTGGAGTATTTTGCCGGGCTGACACTAAAAAACTCCATTAAAGATATCATCGATGTGCTCATCGTGAGCTACATCATCTACGTACTCATCAAGATGGTGAGGGGCACCCGGGCGGTTCAATTGCTGAGGGGCATTTTCCTGCTTGTCATCACATGGGCATTGAGCACATGGCTGAATTTGTATACGCTGAAATGGCTTATGAATCAGATGTTCACCTTCGGCGTCGTTACGGTTCTGATTATTTTTCAGCCTGAGCTTAGGAAAGCTCTCGAGCAGCTCGGACGAGGCAAGCTGTTCACCCGTTCCTCCCCGGAGGAACAGGATACGAGACATCAGATCAACGAGGTCATTAAGTCGGTTAATTATTTAGCGCGCCGAAAAATAGGGGCGTTAATCGTCTTCGAACGAAACACGGGATTGAACGATTATATCGAGTCGGGAATCAAGATGGAATCAAGGCTGAGCTCGGAGCTTCTTAGCAACGTGTTTATCCCGAACACGCCCCTGCATGACGGGGCGGTTATTATCCGCGCCAATCAGATCATGGCGGCGGGCTGTTACTTGCCGTTGTCCGAGAACCCTTTTATCAGCAAGGAATTGGGAACGCGGCATCGTGCGGCAATCGGCATCACCGAAGTATGCGATGCGATTACGGTTACCGTCTCCGAGGAAACGGGGCAAGTCTCGCTAGCCATTAACGGGCAGATCGTTCGCGATATTAAGGAAGAGTCGCTGATCTCCAAGCTTTTCGAAGAGCTGCGTCCGCAGTTCAAGGGGAAGAGTACGGATTGGGCTTTCTGGAAACGGAAAGAAGGTGGCAACCGTGGATAA
- a CDS encoding zf-HC2 domain-containing protein, which produces MADMKCNVAVVYMHDHLDGDLAREEMKQLQQHLSECPSCYTRYESLERTDALVRALPIEKAPDDLSARIMKSLPSRRRPAAWTSWVRRHPAVSAAAIFMVVMLSSFVSMWNQSQEFSVSGPDLEHVIIEGKNVIVPEGQKVSGNLTVVNGDVQVLGDLDGNLTVIDGHLTPLASTAHIAGEIKTIDRAVDWFWYKVSSFFGTLAYGS; this is translated from the coding sequence ACGTCGCCGTCGTGTATATGCATGATCACCTGGATGGGGACCTGGCACGCGAGGAAATGAAGCAGTTGCAACAGCATCTGAGCGAATGCCCGTCGTGCTATACTCGTTATGAATCATTAGAGCGCACCGATGCGCTTGTAAGAGCTTTACCTATAGAGAAGGCGCCGGACGATCTGAGCGCTCGGATTATGAAGTCGCTGCCTAGCCGGAGACGCCCAGCGGCTTGGACTTCGTGGGTACGAAGACATCCGGCGGTGTCGGCCGCCGCGATATTCATGGTCGTCATGTTGTCCAGCTTCGTGTCTATGTGGAATCAGAGTCAAGAGTTCTCCGTCTCCGGTCCGGATCTGGAGCATGTCATCATCGAAGGCAAGAACGTAATCGTACCGGAAGGCCAGAAGGTGTCCGGGAATTTAACGGTCGTTAATGGGGACGTACAGGTACTCGGCGATCTGGATGGCAATCTAACGGTCATTGACGGACACCTCACTCCACTGGCATCGACGGCGCATATCGCCGGCGAGATTAAGACGATCGATCGTGCCGTAGACTGGTTCTGGTACAAGGTAAGTTCATTTTTTGGAACGTTGGCCTATGGTTCCTGA
- the glmM gene encoding phosphoglucosamine mutase: MGKYFGTDGVRGVANQELTPELAYRIGRCGGVVLAGKAERPKVLIGSDTRISGPMLESALTAGLLSIGADVIRLGVVSTPAVAYLTRIMGADAGVMISASHNPVADNGIKFFGGDGFKLLDETEAEIERLMDAEEDTLPRPVGGGIGSVTTDLGAKSRYLEYLQTTVGHSFAGVKLVLDCANGSAYELAPEVFRALGAEVIAYGAEPNGLNINEGVGSTHPEMLAAKVKEHGADLGLAFDGDADRLIAIDEDGEEVDGDYILCICGDAMRKSGQLAHDTVVTTVMANIGFFKAAETLGLRTAKTAVGDRYVMEEMVNGGYNLGGEQSGHVIFLDHSTTGDGILTGLQLVDTIVGSGRKLGELKRMMRKYPQVLVNVRVADKSRYPGNEAIAEAVAAAETALGDNGRVLVRPSGTEALIRVMAEGPEREEIERHVAAIVDVVKAELV, from the coding sequence ATGGGGAAATATTTCGGAACGGACGGCGTGCGCGGAGTCGCGAATCAGGAATTAACGCCGGAATTGGCTTATCGAATCGGACGTTGCGGCGGAGTCGTATTGGCAGGTAAGGCAGAACGTCCTAAAGTGCTAATCGGAAGCGATACCCGAATCTCGGGACCGATGCTCGAAAGCGCGTTAACGGCAGGATTATTATCCATCGGTGCGGACGTTATCAGATTAGGCGTCGTAAGCACGCCGGCGGTTGCATACTTAACCCGGATTATGGGAGCGGACGCGGGAGTCATGATCTCCGCTTCGCACAATCCGGTTGCGGATAACGGGATTAAGTTTTTCGGCGGGGACGGCTTTAAGCTATTGGACGAGACGGAAGCGGAGATCGAGCGCTTAATGGATGCGGAGGAAGATACTTTACCGCGTCCGGTCGGCGGCGGCATTGGATCGGTGACGACGGATCTTGGCGCTAAGTCGCGTTATCTTGAATATTTGCAAACGACGGTAGGACACTCTTTCGCGGGCGTTAAGCTTGTGCTTGATTGCGCCAACGGCTCGGCCTACGAGTTGGCGCCGGAAGTATTTCGGGCACTTGGCGCCGAGGTTATCGCGTATGGAGCGGAGCCTAACGGTTTGAATATTAACGAGGGAGTCGGATCTACGCATCCGGAGATGCTCGCGGCTAAAGTAAAGGAACATGGAGCCGATCTTGGCCTGGCATTCGACGGCGACGCGGATCGACTGATCGCGATCGACGAGGACGGCGAAGAGGTGGACGGCGACTACATCCTCTGCATTTGCGGAGATGCGATGCGCAAGTCCGGACAATTGGCGCACGATACCGTCGTGACGACGGTCATGGCGAACATCGGGTTCTTCAAAGCGGCGGAGACGCTCGGCTTACGCACGGCGAAGACGGCGGTCGGCGATCGTTACGTGATGGAAGAGATGGTTAACGGGGGCTACAACCTCGGCGGCGAGCAATCCGGTCATGTCATCTTCCTGGATCATAGCACGACGGGAGACGGCATTCTAACGGGGCTTCAGCTAGTCGATACGATCGTCGGATCGGGTCGCAAGCTGGGCGAGCTGAAACGAATGATGCGGAAATATCCGCAGGTGTTAGTGAACGTACGGGTAGCCGATAAATCCCGCTATCCGGGTAACGAGGCGATAGCGGAAGCGGTTGCGGCGGCGGAGACCGCGCTAGGCGATAACGGGCGTGTCTTGGTGCGGCCGTCCGGCACGGAAGCGTTAATCCGCGTTATGGCCGAAGGGCCGGAGCGGGAAGAGATCGAGCGCCATGTGGCGGCGATCGTCGACGTGGTGAAGGCGGAGCTGGTGTAG
- the glmS gene encoding glutamine--fructose-6-phosphate transaminase (isomerizing) — translation MCGIVGYIGFRESQPILIEGLKKLEYRGYDSAGIAVQTEQGLEVTKTVGRLVNLENRLSGDPLRGTVGIGHTRWATHGKPSDVNSHPHTDNTLKFSVVHNGIIENYLELKEELVQAGHKFLSETDTEIISHLISVEYDGDIVKAVQRAVKKMRGAFALGVLTEHEPDRLVAVRYASPLIIGVGEGEKYIASDIPAILEHTRDIYILNDGEMAVLTRDGVELLTIEGNFISKEIFHVDWDLMTAEKAGYDHFMLKEIHEQPKAYRDTMLGRISEDGRSVELPELKMTAEQLKGINRVHIVACGTALHAGLVGKNVIESLVRIPVETDVASEYRYRSPIITPDTLVIVVSQSGETADTLAALREAQRCGARVLAITNVVGSSVAREADDVIITLAGPEIAVASTKAYSSQLIAFFLLGLYWAQTVGRKDEAEVANVLAAMQALPEQVEKILAQSEVIKQVAESISHHSSLFFIGRGVDYAVAMEGSLKLKEISYIHSEAYAAGELKHGTLALIEEGTPVIALLTQEDLYEKMLSNIKETKARGADVLGIVNEGREEEVAKSVDRQFAIPRTLPLLTPALSVIPLQLLSYYASLALGHDVDKPRNLAKSVTVE, via the coding sequence ATGTGCGGAATCGTTGGATATATCGGATTTAGGGAATCACAGCCGATCTTGATCGAAGGGCTTAAGAAGTTGGAATACCGGGGTTACGATTCGGCGGGCATCGCCGTTCAGACGGAGCAAGGCTTGGAAGTCACGAAGACGGTCGGTCGGCTTGTGAACTTGGAAAATCGCTTGAGCGGTGATCCGCTGCGCGGAACGGTCGGAATCGGACATACGCGCTGGGCGACTCACGGTAAACCATCGGACGTGAATTCTCATCCTCATACGGACAATACGTTGAAATTTTCCGTCGTTCATAACGGGATTATCGAGAACTACTTGGAGCTTAAGGAAGAGCTCGTGCAAGCCGGTCATAAATTCCTGTCCGAGACGGATACGGAAATCATTTCCCATCTGATCTCGGTCGAGTATGACGGGGACATCGTAAAGGCGGTACAGCGTGCCGTTAAAAAAATGCGCGGAGCTTTCGCGCTCGGCGTGTTGACGGAGCACGAACCGGATCGGCTAGTTGCGGTACGTTACGCGAGTCCGCTCATTATCGGCGTCGGCGAAGGCGAGAAATATATCGCTTCGGACATTCCGGCGATTCTGGAGCATACGCGCGACATCTATATTCTGAACGACGGCGAGATGGCCGTTCTGACGCGCGATGGCGTGGAGCTGCTTACGATTGAAGGAAATTTCATTTCGAAGGAAATTTTCCATGTCGATTGGGATTTGATGACCGCGGAGAAGGCGGGCTACGATCACTTTATGTTGAAGGAAATCCACGAGCAGCCTAAAGCGTATCGCGACACGATGCTCGGTCGCATTAGCGAGGATGGCCGTTCGGTTGAATTGCCTGAGCTTAAGATGACAGCCGAACAGTTGAAAGGGATCAATCGCGTACACATCGTAGCTTGCGGAACGGCGCTACATGCGGGACTTGTCGGGAAAAACGTGATCGAGTCGCTCGTTCGGATTCCGGTCGAGACGGATGTCGCTTCCGAGTATCGTTATCGTTCGCCGATTATTACGCCGGATACATTAGTTATCGTGGTAAGCCAGTCGGGGGAAACTGCGGATACGTTAGCCGCGTTGCGCGAAGCGCAACGTTGCGGAGCTCGAGTGCTCGCCATCACGAACGTAGTCGGTAGCTCCGTCGCTCGTGAAGCCGATGACGTAATTATCACGTTGGCGGGACCTGAGATTGCCGTTGCTTCTACGAAGGCTTACTCGTCACAGCTTATTGCTTTTTTCCTGTTGGGATTGTATTGGGCGCAAACGGTTGGCCGGAAGGACGAAGCCGAAGTGGCGAATGTGCTGGCCGCGATGCAGGCATTGCCTGAACAGGTGGAGAAAATCCTCGCGCAATCGGAAGTCATCAAGCAAGTCGCGGAATCGATCTCCCACCACAGCAGCCTGTTCTTCATCGGTCGAGGCGTCGATTACGCAGTGGCGATGGAAGGCTCGCTGAAGCTGAAAGAAATCTCGTATATCCACTCCGAGGCTTACGCGGCAGGTGAACTGAAGCACGGAACTTTGGCGCTGATCGAAGAGGGTACTCCGGTGATCGCGCTTCTGACGCAAGAGGATCTATACGAGAAGATGCTTAGCAACATTAAAGAAACGAAAGCGCGCGGCGCGGATGTTCTCGGAATCGTCAATGAAGGGCGCGAGGAGGAAGTGGCGAAGTCGGTTGATCGCCAGTTTGCGATTCCCCGCACGTTGCCGTTGCTGACTCCGGCGTTGTCGGTAATTCCGCTGCAACTGCTGTCGTATTATGCCTCGCTAGCGCTTGGGCATGATGTTGATAAGCCTAGGAACTTGGCTAAGAGTGTTACGGTGGAGTAG
- a CDS encoding LacI family DNA-binding transcriptional regulator: protein MRIDDIARLAGVSKAAVSLTLNGKPGIGPETRERILQIANEHGYQPKTKTAPRDPQAGSFTFLVFTNSGIVLEQYYQQPFFRELIQYIEERCRAHGYSLLFSSVDMSKFQDEIRLIADDRRSDGVILLGTNLNKDLLGQVTSGLSTPLVVLDTCLEMLPIPFIQINNVMGGYQAGTHLCRLGHRDIGYIASDIRIRNFDDRRIGFVQALRESGVELAGETVFSVAPTILSSQDALKKQLSAYLDKGLPLPTALFCECDYIAISAIKSLNELGYRVPEDVSVVGFDNITEAQIVSPELTTVHVEKERMAHLAVDILMESIESDSAVTSKIMVDTHFIERLSSRSPAQAVSLTNR, encoded by the coding sequence TTGAGAATTGACGACATTGCTAGGCTGGCGGGGGTTTCCAAGGCAGCCGTTTCCTTGACACTCAACGGGAAACCCGGAATCGGACCCGAAACCCGGGAACGTATTCTCCAAATCGCCAACGAGCACGGTTACCAACCCAAAACAAAAACCGCCCCGCGCGATCCGCAGGCCGGTTCGTTTACATTTCTTGTTTTCACCAACTCAGGTATCGTACTGGAGCAGTATTATCAGCAGCCGTTCTTCCGAGAGCTGATTCAATATATTGAGGAACGTTGCAGGGCTCACGGCTATTCGCTGCTCTTCAGCTCCGTAGACATGTCGAAATTTCAAGATGAAATTCGTTTGATTGCTGATGATAGACGCAGCGACGGCGTTATTCTTCTCGGAACAAATTTAAACAAAGATCTCCTGGGGCAGGTCACAAGCGGCTTGAGTACTCCGCTGGTCGTTCTGGACACCTGTTTAGAGATGCTTCCAATCCCTTTCATTCAAATCAATAACGTGATGGGAGGATATCAGGCCGGTACGCACTTGTGTAGACTCGGCCACCGAGACATCGGCTACATCGCATCGGATATTCGTATCCGGAATTTCGACGACCGACGGATCGGATTCGTTCAGGCGCTACGAGAATCCGGCGTAGAATTGGCCGGGGAAACTGTATTTTCCGTCGCCCCTACGATCTTGTCTTCCCAGGATGCCTTGAAGAAACAGCTCTCCGCGTATTTGGACAAAGGTTTGCCTTTACCAACCGCCTTATTCTGCGAATGCGATTATATCGCGATTAGCGCTATCAAATCGTTAAACGAGCTCGGATATCGAGTACCGGAGGACGTCTCCGTTGTCGGCTTTGATAACATCACCGAAGCTCAGATCGTCTCGCCCGAACTTACGACCGTCCATGTAGAGAAAGAGCGCATGGCTCACTTAGCGGTTGACATCCTCATGGAGTCCATTGAATCGGACTCTGCTGTGACATCTAAGATCATGGTGGATACGCACTTTATCGAGAGACTTTCCTCAAGGTCACCTGCACAGGCTGTAAGTTTGACGAATAGATGA
- a CDS encoding CdaR family protein, with the protein MDKWLNNPTAAKLIALAVAILMWAVVHFDPDESTPNNVSSLYDTKVIEGVTIQPYGLDERNYVLIGMEPLKVNLTVKGSKSDLKTAQSKDYRLRVDLRTVGEGEHTLQLEENLPRGITLVSMSPTSVLVKIEALQTKEFEVDVQTKGNPAKGYKVGTPIIKPSNRVHVTLPKSQLTNVVSVGATIEIDGEKETIKNKSVKLAAYDESGKVIEEAVIEPAVLEVEVPITNPFKTVPLQFKLIGHMPAGLSISSFKPEVEQVTLYGPQDALDKIEFLEVEVQLDSLRNSGKVSVPLKIVAPIIEISPAEVSINIEVLLSTTRTLEGLTISLSGLGEGLLATITDPSTGRADITIQGAPAILDRLSPGDVDVIADLSGRGPGIYTVPLIVSLERFMEQAGGTKSITVEIKDEAAATATTTDGEEAVGGNIVEEDDEQTQEPVPQ; encoded by the coding sequence GTGGATAAATGGTTGAATAATCCGACTGCAGCCAAACTAATCGCTCTCGCCGTTGCGATCCTCATGTGGGCGGTCGTGCATTTCGATCCGGACGAATCGACGCCGAACAACGTGTCTTCTTTGTACGATACGAAGGTGATCGAAGGGGTTACCATTCAGCCTTACGGGCTGGATGAAAGAAATTACGTTCTGATCGGCATGGAGCCGTTGAAGGTCAATTTAACGGTCAAGGGATCGAAGAGCGACTTGAAGACGGCGCAGTCGAAGGATTACCGCTTGCGCGTCGATTTAAGAACCGTAGGCGAAGGAGAGCATACACTGCAGTTGGAAGAGAATTTGCCTAGAGGAATTACTCTCGTATCGATGTCTCCGACATCGGTGTTGGTGAAGATAGAAGCGCTCCAGACGAAGGAATTCGAGGTCGATGTTCAGACCAAGGGGAATCCCGCGAAAGGCTACAAGGTTGGTACTCCGATTATCAAGCCGAGCAACCGGGTTCATGTCACGTTGCCTAAGAGCCAACTGACGAATGTCGTTAGCGTCGGAGCAACGATCGAGATCGACGGAGAAAAAGAAACGATTAAGAATAAGAGCGTCAAGTTGGCGGCATACGACGAAAGCGGCAAAGTCATCGAAGAAGCCGTGATCGAGCCGGCCGTATTGGAAGTGGAAGTGCCGATCACAAATCCGTTCAAGACGGTTCCGTTGCAGTTCAAATTAATCGGGCATATGCCCGCGGGTTTAAGTATTTCTTCGTTCAAACCGGAAGTGGAGCAGGTGACGTTATACGGCCCGCAGGATGCGTTGGACAAGATCGAGTTCCTTGAGGTCGAAGTACAATTAGACAGCTTGAGGAATTCGGGCAAAGTGTCCGTACCGCTCAAGATCGTGGCGCCGATCATCGAGATTTCGCCGGCGGAAGTCAGCATCAATATCGAGGTGTTGTTGTCCACGACGAGAACCCTTGAGGGTCTTACGATCTCTCTAAGCGGATTGGGCGAAGGACTGTTAGCAACGATAACCGATCCTTCGACGGGCAGGGCGGATATCACCATTCAAGGAGCTCCTGCGATATTGGATCGCTTGAGTCCGGGCGACGTGGATGTAATCGCCGATCTCAGCGGTCGCGGACCGGGCATCTATACCGTACCGCTGATCGTTAGTCTTGAGCGGTTCATGGAGCAAGCGGGCGGTACGAAAAGCATTACGGTCGAGATTAAGGATGAAGCGGCGGCAACGGCAACGACAACGGACGGCGAAGAAGCCGTCGGCGGCAACATCGTAGAGGAAGACGACGAGCAGACTCAGGAACCTGTGCCGCAGTAG
- a CDS encoding transketolase yields MDIIELKAKAAEIRMALLKMIHNAKTGHTGGSLSNTDILTALYYRVMKIDPTRPKWEDRDRFIASKGHSVESLWCILANLGFFPEEELKTFSQYGTRLIGHPNNKVPGIEMNTGALGHGLAISVGMALAGKRDGKGYRVYCLMGDGEQAEGSVWEAAMAGAHYKLENLVAIIDRNRLQISGSTEEVMGLEPLEEKWAAFGWNVVSIDGNDMDALVRTFESVPTVSGKPTLFMANTVKGKGVSFAENVAHWHHHVPNDEQLELALAELSAALERYKQEGQVQ; encoded by the coding sequence ATGGATATTATTGAACTCAAGGCGAAAGCCGCTGAAATACGAATGGCTCTGCTTAAGATGATCCATAATGCCAAAACTGGCCACACGGGGGGATCGCTGAGCAATACCGATATCTTAACCGCTCTTTATTATAGGGTCATGAAAATCGATCCAACCCGTCCCAAATGGGAAGATCGTGACCGCTTTATTGCCAGTAAGGGCCATTCGGTAGAATCGCTCTGGTGCATCCTTGCCAACCTGGGATTTTTCCCAGAAGAAGAGTTGAAAACCTTCAGCCAGTACGGTACTAGGCTAATCGGTCACCCGAATAACAAAGTTCCCGGCATCGAGATGAACACAGGCGCTCTAGGCCATGGACTAGCTATATCTGTCGGAATGGCGCTCGCGGGTAAAAGAGACGGAAAAGGCTACCGTGTATATTGCTTAATGGGGGACGGCGAACAAGCTGAGGGCTCAGTTTGGGAAGCCGCGATGGCAGGGGCGCATTATAAACTTGAAAATCTCGTTGCAATCATAGACCGCAACCGGCTGCAGATCAGCGGCTCGACTGAGGAAGTAATGGGCCTGGAGCCACTCGAAGAGAAGTGGGCTGCATTCGGTTGGAATGTCGTTTCCATCGACGGCAACGATATGGACGCTCTCGTACGTACATTCGAGTCGGTTCCGACAGTGTCGGGCAAACCGACTTTGTTTATGGCAAATACCGTTAAGGGAAAAGGTGTTTCTTTCGCAGAGAACGTCGCGCATTGGCATCATCACGTACCGAACGACGAGCAGTTGGAACTGGCGTTGGCGGAGTTGTCGGCAGCGCTCGAACGTTATAAGCAGGAAGGACAGGTGCAATAA